The genomic region CGGGGGCGGGAGGCAGGTGCCCCGAGGCGGCCTCAGGGCTCGACGTGCAGCAGGGCGAGGCGACGCGGGTCCGCGACCACGTCGTAGTGGACGATGCGGCCGCCCTCGACGCGCAGGGCCAGGGCGGCCCACAGGCCCTCCTCCGACCGGACCGCGATCCCCGGCCGGCCGTCGATCGTCGCCGTCCGCGCGCGCCGGGCGCGGTCCCGCAGCGCCCGGGTCTCCCTGATCACGGCGGGTGCGCCCGTCACCCGCTGGGCGGCACCGGGTGGGAGGGCCTGCGGATCGGCGGTTCTCGTGACGTCCGGGTCCAGGAGCAGGACGAGGGACTCGACGTCCCCCTCCTGGGCCGCCCGCAGGAAGGCCTCCGCCACCCGGCGCGCCTCGCCCGTCCCGGGCCCCGGGGCGTCCGCCGGTCGGCGCACGCGTCCCCGCGCCCGACTGGCCAGCTTCTTGGCCGCGTCGGTGGTCGTGCCGAGCACGTGGGCGACCTCCGCGAAGGGCACGCCGAACCCGTCGTGGAGGACGAGGGCGACGCGTTGGGGCGGGGTGAGCTCGTCGAGGACCACGGTGAAGGCCTCGGTCAGCTCCCCGGCCAGCAGGGCGACCTCCTCCGGCCCCTCGGCGCCCTCCGCCGGGCCCAGGGGCAGGTCCGCGGGTTCCTGGGGGTCCTCGCGGGCCCGGCGCAGGACGTCCAGGCACAGCCGCGTCACGACGGTGGTCAACCACGCCGGCACGTTCCGCACCTCACCGAGGTCGGCGCGCGCGTACCTGATCCACGCCTCCTGCACCACGTCCTGGGCGTCGGCGTCCGACCCCAGGACGCGAAAGGCCACCGCGAGCAGGTGCGGTCGCTCGCGGTGGAAGACCGCCGTCCGGTCCGCGCTGCTGTCCACCGCGGTCAGGTCCGCGCTGCTGTCCATGGTCCCTCCGGGCGGCGTCGAGTGCTGTCCCTGTCCACTCCACCGACGCACGGGCCACCCGAAAGGTGACTCCGGCGGGCGGTCATCCGCGCGTGCGCGGCCGGACGGGCCGCGGTGACGACGGCGCGGGACCGCCGTGTCAGCCGCGTGCCGAGTCGGGCTCCGCGGGCACCACCATCTCCGGTCGGCCGCTGACCAACAGCCACACCGGCAGCACCGCCAGGCACAGTACGGGCAGCAGGCCCAGGTCGGGAACCACGGTCACCGCGATGAACAGGCTCAGCCACCCCAGCCGCGTGACCGCCGCGAGGATGCCCACCACCGCGGACGCCACCGCCAACGACACCGGGACGGCCGGCACGAGCTTCGCGGCCAGGAGCCCCAGCGCGACCCCGGTGAACAGGACCGGGAAGATCCGCCCGCCGCGGAACCCGCAGGAGGCCGCGGTCAGCAGGGCCGCCATCCGGACCACGATGATCACCACCAGTGCTCCCACTCCGACCTCGGAGCTCCGGGCGGCCAGCTCCCCCATCTCCTCCAGGCCCTTGAACATGGTCAGCCGTCCCCCGAGCACTCCCAGCAGCCCCAGCACCAGGCCGCCGGTGCCGACCATCAGGACCGGGTGCCGCAGGCGCCGGAACCAGCCGGTCACCACGGGGAAGGCGTAGACCAGCGCCAGCCCGACCACACCCCCGACCAGGGCGATCACCGACCCCGACACCACGTCCCCCGCGCTCGGGCCCGGGTAGGGCGGAAGGGAGAGGGACAACGCGTGCCCGGCCAGCGCGTGCGTCGTCACCGCCGCCGCCCCCGCGGCGACGAGCGGAAGCACCAGCCGGTCCCACAGCGGCTCGTCCCGGTCCCCGGCGGCCATCTCGGACAGCAGCAGGGCGGCGGCCACGGGGGTGGAGAACAGCGCGCCGATGGTGGCGGCGGTGGACAGTCCGACCCAGGCCTGCCCCGGCGCGGCCGGCACCAGGCGGCGACCCGCCCAATAGATCAGGGCGACGTTGACCGCGATGACGGGGTTCTCCGGCCCCAGGCTGACCCCGCAGGCCAGCGCGAGCACGACGGTGATCAGCAACCCGGGCACGGCCCGCGGTTCCAGGGGCTCCGTGACCAATTCCACGGTGGCCGGCTCGGGGCCGGCGTGGCCGGGGGCCTTCCACACCACCAGCCCCACGGCGATCCCGGTCAGGGTGAGCACGCCCACCGTCCACAGGGCGCCCTGCCCGTCGATGCCGGCGGCGCCCGGCAGCACCGTCCACACCCACTCCTGGAGGAGCGCGGCGACCGCTTCGACGGCCAACAGGACCAGGGCCGAGCCGACCCCGACCACCAGCGCGGGGACCACGAGCGGCAGCAGTCTGCGCGCCAACGGGACCGGACCGCCCGTCGTGTCCCGTTCCTCCCCCACCCGTGCACTCCCTCCAGCGCGCAGCACGCCGTGGTGCCATCGTGCAGGCGGCCGGAGCGGGCGTGGCCGGTGACACGGCAACGGGCGGGCAAAGATGCATCGCCCGCCCCTCGGTCACGCCTCCACGTGCGCGGCCAGATGGGCGAGGGAGGAGGCGAACGCCGTCTCGTGGTCGGCCTGGGAGATCCCCGGGGGCACGCCCGTCGCCTCGATACTCACCAGCGTGCCCTCCGCGCCCTCGTCGAGCCGCCAGGTCATCGTCATCGTCCCCGCGAAGTCGGGATCCGGGGAGTCGAACACGATCCGCTGCACGACGCGCTCGCCGGGGACCAGTTCGACGAACTCGGCCTCGGCGGCGTCGGTCGACTCCGAGGTCTTGCCGTGCCCGGCGGCCGGGTCGTCATAGGTGAGCACCAGGTCGAACCCGCCCCCGGGCCACGGTTCGAACCGGGTGATCCGGCCGGTCATGCCCTCCGGCGGCAGCCACGCCTCCAGCGCGTCCCGCTCGGTCATCGCCCGGTAGACCTCCGCCACCGGCGCGCGCACGGTCCTGCTTCCCCGGTCGACACGCTCCTCCGCCATGTCCGCCGCCCTTCCTCGAAGTCCCGCCCCGACGCTAGCGAACGGCGGTGACAGGGCGGCGGAGGCCACGGATCCGTGTCCCGGACCGCTGCGACCAGCCGATCTGGACACGGCCGTGCGAGCCTTGCCATGATGGCGTCCATGAACCTCCACCGAAGGGTCGATGCCGCGTAGGCCGCCCGGGCGCCTGCGCGCCGAAACGACGATCCCCCGGCGGCCCCACGACCCCGCCCTCCCGCAGCCGAAGATCAAGGGCCTGTCGTGGCGGACCGCGGAACAGATCGCCTGGCTCGAACACCGGAGCCCGCATCTGTCCCCGGCCATGACCCACCAGGCCCTGCTGGTGTGGCGGCACTTCGTCCTCACCCACCACCACCGTTCGTGGGTCCCGCCCGACAGCCCCGGCTGTGGCGTGTGGGGCTGCTGCTTCAAGCCCCGTCACGCGCGCAGCATCCTGTACCGCGTGGCCCACGACCTGGGCGGCGTGCCCGGGCGTGAGCTGCGCACGCTCCTCAGGAGGCTCGACCGGCTCCTGTGACCGCCCGCCGCTCCGCCCGCGCGTCACACCGCCGGCGCGCCGCTGGATCCGCCCGCCGTCCCCCTGTCGGCGGAACGACCCGGCGGGGCACCGCGCTCAGCCCCGCGCGGGCCACGGGGCCGCGCCCGCCTCCAGGGGCAGGCCCAGGAGCACCGATCCCAGGCTCTTGCCGTGCGTGTCCAGGTACAGCGACGTCGTCACCGTGTCCTCGCACGCGCGGGCGCACACCAACAGCAGGGCGGGCAGCCGGTCCAGCCGGTGCACCGTCACCGGCCCCCTGACCCGCTCCCCCAGGAAGTCCGCCACCCGCTCGGGTGTGGCCGTCTCGCACAGCACCGGATACCACGCGGGGTCGTAGGGGATGAGGGCGATCGTGTTGAGGTTGCCCTTGTCCCCGGTCCTGGCGTGTGCCACGTCGTACAGCCGAACGCTCATGCCCCCTCCTCCGCCGCGAACACCACGGTCCCGGTCTCGACGTCGCCCCGCGCGATGGTGGTCGAGAGCACCCCGATGACCTCGCGGGTGTCCACCCGCGTCCCTCCCCCGCCGGAGGGCCCGGACGTGTACAGGGCGGCCACCTCCTCGGCCACCGCCTCGGCGGCCGAGCGCTCGCGGGCCAGCCCGGCCACCCGCAGGCGGCACTCGTGCGGTTCACCGCGACCGCCCCCGCTCCCGCCCCCGGCCCCGCCGCCGTCGCCGCCGTGACCGTCCGCGCTCGCCCCGGACAGGGCGTCCACACCGATGACCTCCACCCGGAGCCGACCGACCGCGTCCCCGAGCCGCTCGCGCACGACCTCGCCCGCCAGCCGCGCCCGGGCCAGGGCGCCCGGCCCCGCGTAGGAGATCTCCCCCTCCCCGCGGAACCCCGCGCGGTGGCCCACGCTCACCTTGAGGTCCTCGGGCCGGGGCGCGCCGCGCGCGCCGCTCACCCGGACCCGGTCGCCGCCCAGGTCGTCGACGGCCGCGCCGGTCATGTCCAGGGCCACGTCGGGCGTCAGGTAGGCGCGGGGGTCGGTGACCTCGTACAGGAGCTGCTCGATGACGGTCATCCGGTCCACGCGCCCGCCGGTGCCCGGCGTCTTGGTGATGACCGCCGTTCCGTCCGGGGCGACCCGCGCCAGCGGGTATCCCAGTCGGGCCAGGTCCGGGACGTCCTTGCGGCCGGGATCGGCGAAGAAGCCCCCGGTCACCTGGCCGGCGCACTCCAGCAGGTGCCCGACGAGGGTCCCGGCCGCCATCGCGTCGGTGTCGTCGGCGTCCCAGCCCAGCGAGTGCGCCAGCGGCGCCAGGAACAGGGACGGGTCGGCCGCCCGGCCCGCGATGACCAGGTCCGCGCCGCCCCGCAGGGCCGGCATCAGCGCGTCGGCGCCCACGTAGGCGTTGGCCGAGACCAGCTCCCCGTGGGCGTCCAGTGGCAGCCCGTCCTCCCAGGCGGGGGCTGAGGTGTCGATGCGGTCGAGCACGTCGTCCCCGTGGACGGCGGCGACGGTGGCGGGCACGCCCAGCTCCCGGGCCAGGGCGTGCGCCATCCGCGCGGCCCCGACCGGGTCGGCGGAGCCCGCGTTGGTGACGAGTCTCGTGCCCGTGCGCCGCAGCGGCTCCAGGAGCAGTTCGAGGCGGCGGCGCAGCATCGGGTCGTAGCCGGGCCCCGAACCGCTGACACCGCGCAGGGCGGCCAGCGACACCGTCCGCTCCCCCAGGCACTCCAGGACGAGGTAGTCCAGGCCGCCCCTCTCCACGAGGTCGACGGCGGGCTGCGCGCGGTCGGCGGCGAATCCCGCGCCGCAGCCGATGACCAGGTCGTCGGTCACGAACTCCTCCTTGTGTGTCGTCGGTCCGGATCGTGGGCGCGGCCGCCGGTCAGCCCGCCCAGAGCGGGATCACGCCGGTCGCCAGGGCGATGGCGAGCATGATCAGGCTGACCAGCCACGCCCACGGGAGCAGGAAGCGGATGTGCGCGCCGATGGGCA from Nocardiopsis aegyptia harbors:
- a CDS encoding SRPBCC domain-containing protein, giving the protein MAEERVDRGSRTVRAPVAEVYRAMTERDALEAWLPPEGMTGRITRFEPWPGGGFDLVLTYDDPAAGHGKTSESTDAAEAEFVELVPGERVVQRIVFDSPDPDFAGTMTMTWRLDEGAEGTLVSIEATGVPPGISQADHETAFASSLAHLAAHVEA
- a CDS encoding acyclic terpene utilization AtuA family protein; this translates as MTDDLVIGCGAGFAADRAQPAVDLVERGGLDYLVLECLGERTVSLAALRGVSGSGPGYDPMLRRRLELLLEPLRRTGTRLVTNAGSADPVGAARMAHALARELGVPATVAAVHGDDVLDRIDTSAPAWEDGLPLDAHGELVSANAYVGADALMPALRGGADLVIAGRAADPSLFLAPLAHSLGWDADDTDAMAAGTLVGHLLECAGQVTGGFFADPGRKDVPDLARLGYPLARVAPDGTAVITKTPGTGGRVDRMTVIEQLLYEVTDPRAYLTPDVALDMTGAAVDDLGGDRVRVSGARGAPRPEDLKVSVGHRAGFRGEGEISYAGPGALARARLAGEVVRERLGDAVGRLRVEVIGVDALSGASADGHGGDGGGAGGGSGGGRGEPHECRLRVAGLARERSAAEAVAEEVAALYTSGPSGGGGTRVDTREVIGVLSTTIARGDVETGTVVFAAEEGA
- a CDS encoding sigma-70 family RNA polymerase sigma factor codes for the protein MDSSADLTAVDSSADRTAVFHRERPHLLAVAFRVLGSDADAQDVVQEAWIRYARADLGEVRNVPAWLTTVVTRLCLDVLRRAREDPQEPADLPLGPAEGAEGPEEVALLAGELTEAFTVVLDELTPPQRVALVLHDGFGVPFAEVAHVLGTTTDAAKKLASRARGRVRRPADAPGPGTGEARRVAEAFLRAAQEGDVESLVLLLDPDVTRTADPQALPPGAAQRVTGAPAVIRETRALRDRARRARTATIDGRPGIAVRSEEGLWAALALRVEGGRIVHYDVVADPRRLALLHVEP
- a CDS encoding ion channel protein, whose translation is MGEERDTTGGPVPLARRLLPLVVPALVVGVGSALVLLAVEAVAALLQEWVWTVLPGAAGIDGQGALWTVGVLTLTGIAVGLVVWKAPGHAGPEPATVELVTEPLEPRAVPGLLITVVLALACGVSLGPENPVIAVNVALIYWAGRRLVPAAPGQAWVGLSTAATIGALFSTPVAAALLLSEMAAGDRDEPLWDRLVLPLVAAGAAAVTTHALAGHALSLSLPPYPGPSAGDVVSGSVIALVGGVVGLALVYAFPVVTGWFRRLRHPVLMVGTGGLVLGLLGVLGGRLTMFKGLEEMGELAARSSEVGVGALVVIIVVRMAALLTAASCGFRGGRIFPVLFTGVALGLLAAKLVPAVPVSLAVASAVVGILAAVTRLGWLSLFIAVTVVPDLGLLPVLCLAVLPVWLLVSGRPEMVVPAEPDSARG
- a CDS encoding AtuA-related protein, with translation MSVRLYDVAHARTGDKGNLNTIALIPYDPAWYPVLCETATPERVADFLGERVRGPVTVHRLDRLPALLLVCARACEDTVTTSLYLDTHGKSLGSVLLGLPLEAGAAPWPARG